A genomic region of Mycobacterium sp. Aquia_213 contains the following coding sequences:
- a CDS encoding class I SAM-dependent methyltransferase: MVGAFAGLLAKGENKRVVDVGCGSGVPTALLDRLGVEAFGIDLSAKMIDEAHFFVVDLKTLKIGWCVQDFVSMPNWCANPMTTGSNPPRTPISLHERPSGTAELVGGGAGLGSGQVRSTARRNDGRWSGLKPLGFCPHGPRGNYQVQDRGAWSRRSMLPPSRVNPCSGRSV; the protein is encoded by the coding sequence ATGGTGGGTGCGTTTGCTGGCTTGCTCGCGAAAGGCGAGAACAAGCGCGTCGTCGACGTGGGGTGCGGCAGCGGAGTGCCGACTGCCTTGTTAGACCGCCTTGGTGTTGAAGCGTTCGGGATTGACTTGTCTGCGAAAATGATTGATGAAGCACATTTTTTCGTCGTCGACCTCAAGACGTTGAAGATTGGCTGGTGTGTGCAGGATTTCGTGTCTATGCCCAACTGGTGCGCCAACCCGATGACGACGGGTTCGAATCCACCCCGCACGCCTATCTCATTGCACGAAAGACCTAGCGGGACAGCGGAGTTAGTCGGCGGCGGCGCAGGTTTAGGCAGCGGCCAAGTGCGGAGCACAGCCCGCCGCAACGACGGCAGATGGTCAGGGTTGAAGCCCCTAGGGTTCTGCCCGCATGGCCCACGCGGGAACTACCAGGTTCAGGATCGCGGAGCTTGGTCGCGGAGGTCGATGTTGCCGCCGTCGCGGGTAAACCCTTGCTCGGGACGCAGCGTGTAG
- a CDS encoding sensor histidine kinase, with protein sequence MLTALAGHIRHRLRRCGELIPPGYRWSFLIVVHVGVVLIVVAAALQRQRADQPAALIAVAIAVSPLALFYGSGIKFSFSSALMLSTLSAATGIFLFATSTPVTADFAPLLLVLGVCVVGALTTPFGGLLATATAAAMLTIASATHRLDAVALYLSFVAMGWLVGYLMRVQQQLLIKQQQAQLAISEHAAADERRRIAREVHDVIAHSLSVTLLHVTGARRGLQQDRDVDDAVEALQQAEQLGRQAMTDIRRTVGLLDSAPMKLAPEPSIGDIPELVDDFVCAGLAVVFHMRGSTDAVSAAVGLALFRIAQESLSNIAKHTPESESSMNLTISRRSAVLRIVNKLPIAVSATPTCEGRGLRGMRQRVELLGGAIDIGPSVDGWLVCADIPLSNGSPGSRNGSWLS encoded by the coding sequence ATGCTGACTGCGCTGGCAGGGCACATACGGCATCGACTCCGCCGATGTGGCGAGTTAATCCCACCGGGTTACCGGTGGTCGTTTTTGATCGTCGTCCACGTCGGCGTGGTGCTGATTGTCGTCGCTGCGGCATTACAGCGTCAGCGTGCTGACCAACCGGCCGCGCTGATCGCAGTTGCTATCGCCGTCTCGCCGTTGGCGTTGTTTTACGGTTCGGGAATCAAGTTCAGTTTCAGCTCGGCACTAATGTTGTCGACCTTGTCTGCAGCCACCGGCATTTTTCTGTTTGCCACCTCGACGCCCGTGACTGCCGATTTCGCGCCGCTGTTGCTGGTACTGGGCGTCTGTGTGGTCGGAGCACTGACAACCCCCTTCGGTGGCTTGTTGGCCACCGCGACGGCCGCCGCAATGCTGACGATTGCATCGGCGACGCACCGGCTCGACGCGGTGGCGCTGTACCTGAGTTTCGTCGCAATGGGGTGGCTGGTCGGGTACTTGATGCGCGTGCAGCAACAGCTGCTCATCAAGCAACAGCAGGCTCAGTTGGCGATATCCGAGCACGCCGCCGCCGATGAACGCCGGCGCATCGCGCGCGAGGTGCACGACGTCATCGCCCATTCACTGAGCGTCACACTCCTGCACGTCACTGGCGCCCGCCGGGGATTGCAGCAAGATCGCGATGTCGATGATGCCGTAGAGGCATTGCAGCAGGCCGAGCAGCTTGGTCGTCAAGCGATGACCGATATCCGGCGCACCGTCGGGCTTCTCGACAGTGCGCCCATGAAGCTCGCGCCCGAACCGAGTATTGGTGATATTCCAGAGTTGGTCGATGACTTCGTCTGCGCTGGCCTTGCAGTCGTTTTTCATATGCGCGGGTCCACCGATGCGGTGTCAGCTGCTGTTGGTCTTGCGTTGTTCCGCATCGCCCAGGAGTCGCTTTCCAACATTGCCAAACACACTCCTGAATCGGAATCGTCGATGAATCTCACTATCTCGCGGCGCTCCGCTGTATTGCGGATTGTCAACAAGCTACCGATAGCCGTTAGCGCTACCCCGACCTGTGAAGGCCGGGGTCTTCGCGGGATGCGCCAGCGGGTCGAACTGCTGGGCGGAGCTATCGATATAGGTCCGTCGGTCGACGGGTGGTTGGTGTGTGCCGACATTCCGCTTAGCAACGGAAGCCCCGGGAGCCGCAACGGGTCGTGGCTGTCGTGA
- a CDS encoding response regulator transcription factor, translated as MNADVGEVAVLLVDDQELVRSGLRRILRRKDGFNIVGECSDGDQVLDAVAAHRPDVVVMDLRMKRIDGIEATRQLAIHDGPPVLALTTFNEDELLSRALRAGATGYVLKDSLAEELIRAVRSVAKGESYLDPAVTSRVLSTYRTATRATYGDATSELTARELDVLRLVARARTNTEIAAELHISEVTVKGHIRRIFGKLDVRNRAAAIVYAYDHGVVLPEIPHQERL; from the coding sequence GTGAATGCCGACGTTGGGGAGGTCGCGGTGCTATTGGTCGACGACCAGGAACTCGTCCGATCCGGTTTGCGCCGGATTCTACGGCGTAAGGATGGGTTCAACATTGTCGGCGAATGCTCCGATGGAGACCAGGTGCTCGACGCGGTAGCAGCCCATCGTCCCGACGTCGTGGTGATGGACCTGCGGATGAAGCGCATCGACGGCATCGAAGCGACTCGTCAGCTCGCGATTCATGACGGCCCGCCGGTGCTTGCACTAACCACGTTCAACGAAGACGAGCTGTTATCAAGGGCGTTGCGCGCCGGCGCGACCGGCTACGTGCTGAAAGACTCCCTGGCCGAGGAGCTGATCCGAGCTGTGCGTTCCGTCGCGAAAGGTGAAAGCTATCTCGACCCTGCAGTGACCTCGCGGGTGTTAAGCACTTACCGGACAGCCACGCGCGCAACATACGGCGACGCCACCAGCGAACTGACCGCTCGCGAGCTCGATGTGTTGCGGCTCGTTGCAAGGGCTCGCACCAACACCGAAATCGCCGCCGAGCTGCATATTTCCGAAGTGACAGTCAAAGGCCACATTAGGCGCATCTTCGGCAAACTCGACGTGCGCAACCGCGCCGCAGCGATCGTCTACGCCTACGACCACGGCGTCGTCCTGCCCGAAATCCCCCACCAGGAACGGCTGTAA
- a CDS encoding trypsin-like serine peptidase: MNDDASGHVMLGPTSQHAAGADFTDANGRRWIAVEEIKPKEVNIAEMEQQRRIVEADRQSPPPDPRTMSRDELAEKLQPRRLVGTYEYQLEEPDYVVADLILAMDEVPNTSGSWGGKSAFARPYFVVGPDDRRRVDNPRFFPGSANAYLSQGCTATMIGPSTALCAAHCFYNDGWITSASIIFGADTVAPTAPFGSFLADSLTLPGAWNKQGPWNSGDWSWDFAVLEFSPSRPRLGDQTGWFGTGQKFDGSKTCIGYPSDKPVPSPWVKGGSFTGTSFGTRYQHDLDIIPGDSGAGIYDNGDNRCNAIQSTQWMTSTPFRVWNEGRQWDTTTYNFFHTYGNWPRV, encoded by the coding sequence ATGAACGATGATGCTTCGGGGCATGTGATGCTCGGTCCGACGTCCCAACATGCAGCGGGCGCTGATTTCACAGATGCAAATGGTCGGCGCTGGATCGCGGTGGAGGAGATCAAGCCTAAGGAAGTCAACATCGCGGAGATGGAGCAGCAGCGGCGAATCGTCGAGGCGGACCGCCAGTCGCCACCGCCAGACCCGCGGACCATGAGCCGAGACGAATTGGCCGAGAAACTGCAGCCTCGGCGACTCGTGGGGACGTATGAGTACCAGCTAGAGGAACCGGATTACGTTGTCGCGGATCTCATTCTGGCGATGGATGAGGTTCCTAATACGTCAGGGTCGTGGGGAGGCAAGAGCGCCTTCGCGAGACCGTATTTTGTCGTCGGTCCAGACGATCGACGACGGGTTGACAATCCGCGGTTTTTTCCCGGATCGGCGAACGCCTACCTATCGCAGGGCTGTACAGCAACGATGATCGGTCCGAGCACGGCGTTGTGCGCCGCGCACTGCTTCTACAACGACGGCTGGATCACGTCCGCCAGCATTATCTTCGGCGCCGACACGGTGGCGCCAACTGCTCCTTTCGGCAGCTTCCTCGCCGACAGTCTCACGCTCCCCGGGGCGTGGAATAAACAGGGGCCCTGGAACAGCGGCGACTGGAGTTGGGACTTCGCCGTTTTGGAGTTCAGCCCATCGAGGCCGCGCCTTGGCGACCAGACTGGCTGGTTCGGGACTGGCCAGAAGTTCGACGGTTCGAAGACGTGCATCGGTTATCCAAGCGACAAACCGGTTCCTTCGCCGTGGGTCAAAGGCGGAAGCTTCACCGGCACCTCCTTTGGCACTCGGTACCAGCACGATCTTGACATCATTCCCGGCGATAGTGGCGCCGGTATCTACGACAATGGTGACAACCGCTGCAACGCAATCCAGTCGACGCAGTGGATGACATCGACGCCTTTCCGTGTCTGGAATGAGGGGCGGCAATGGGATACCACCACGTACAACTTCTTCCATACTTACGGAAATTGGCCGCGTGTCTAA
- a CDS encoding AfsR/SARP family transcriptional regulator codes for MPIDDSEDFDPPYGLTARFFGGFDTQIDGQPVVRWRAGRSRNLFQYLLIHRGRLVTRDRLYEVLWPDAEWGSASSSLKVACHGLRSALGASRDDSGRMRLLCRGSGYILELDDVWLDVTEFERLVIDGLRAVRSGRINVAWRDLSDAMCLYTGDFLEGEAWDWAIEHREYLKSLALRALQALRQIAEKDDDTAELIALCRRTLDLDRHHEASYRTLIALHGRLGEHERARSWFLLCANRLNEDLGVAPEPATVAAYRLAVAQPVPAHECVPSSRERLHGDSASRGREVAICAPAPTQRSPR; via the coding sequence ATGCCGATCGACGACTCGGAGGACTTTGACCCGCCGTATGGTCTGACCGCACGATTCTTTGGCGGATTCGATACCCAGATTGACGGGCAACCGGTGGTTCGGTGGAGAGCTGGACGATCGCGGAACCTGTTCCAATACCTTTTGATTCACCGAGGCAGACTCGTAACGCGTGATCGCCTGTATGAGGTGCTCTGGCCCGACGCGGAATGGGGTAGTGCCTCGAGTTCGCTGAAGGTAGCTTGCCACGGGCTGCGCAGTGCGCTTGGTGCGAGCCGCGACGATTCGGGAAGAATGCGACTCTTGTGTCGCGGCAGCGGCTACATCCTCGAACTAGACGATGTCTGGCTCGACGTCACGGAATTCGAGCGGCTGGTGATCGATGGTCTACGTGCCGTCAGGTCGGGTCGCATTAATGTGGCATGGCGCGACCTCTCAGATGCCATGTGCCTATATACGGGTGATTTCCTTGAGGGTGAGGCTTGGGATTGGGCGATCGAGCATCGCGAGTATTTGAAATCACTCGCTCTGCGTGCCCTGCAAGCCTTGCGGCAGATCGCAGAGAAGGACGACGACACTGCCGAATTGATCGCATTATGCCGTCGAACGCTCGACCTCGATCGTCACCACGAAGCAAGCTACCGGACACTGATCGCACTGCATGGCCGACTTGGTGAACACGAGCGAGCCCGGAGCTGGTTTCTATTGTGCGCCAACCGGCTTAACGAAGATCTCGGTGTCGCACCGGAACCCGCAACGGTGGCCGCGTATCGCCTCGCCGTCGCACAACCCGTCCCTGCCCACGAGTGCGTGCCGTCGTCTCGCGAACGCCTTCACGGTGACTCAGCCTCTCGTGGTCGCGAAGTCGCCATATGTGCACCGGCTCCTACGCAGAGGTCGCCGCGCTGA
- a CDS encoding cupin domain-containing protein, translating to MTNTRVDLAEKLNLLSEYWSPKTVAQLNDYEIKVVKIQGEFVWHSHQDTDELFLVLSGRLTIQLRDRNIVLEPGQLFVVPRRVEHCPIAHEGEVHAVLIEPMGTANTGDAGGPLAATRETL from the coding sequence ATGACCAACACCCGCGTCGACCTGGCCGAGAAACTGAACCTGTTGTCCGAGTACTGGTCGCCAAAGACCGTTGCGCAACTGAATGATTACGAGATCAAGGTCGTCAAGATTCAAGGCGAATTCGTCTGGCATAGCCACCAGGACACCGACGAGCTTTTCCTCGTTCTGTCGGGCCGGCTGACGATCCAACTCCGAGACCGCAATATTGTGCTTGAACCGGGTCAACTGTTCGTTGTTCCGCGCCGGGTCGAACATTGTCCGATCGCCCATGAGGGGGAGGTTCACGCCGTGCTCATCGAGCCGATGGGGACAGCGAACACCGGCGACGCCGGCGGGCCCCTCGCTGCGACCCGCGAGACCCTCTAA